In the genome of Raphanus sativus cultivar WK10039 chromosome 4, ASM80110v3, whole genome shotgun sequence, one region contains:
- the LOC108853713 gene encoding B3 domain-containing transcription factor NGA1-like, whose translation MMTTLSLGREGEEDKDAEAKKPIEEVEREHMFDKVVTPSDVGKLNRLVIPKQHAERYFPLDSSSNEKGLLLNFEDLTGKSWRFRYSYWNSSQSYVMTKGWSRFVKDKKLDAGDIVSFQRCVGDSRLCIDWRRRPKVPDYPTSTAHFAAGAMFPRFYSFPTATTSTCYNLYNHQQPRHHHIGYGYPLIPREFGYGYFVRSVDQRAVVADPLVIESVPVMMHGGARVSQEVVGTAGKRMRLFGVDMECGESGVTNSTEEESSSSGGSLPRAGGGGASSSSSLFQLRLGSSSEDDHFSKKGKSSLPFNLDQ comes from the coding sequence ATGATGACCACCTTGTCACTtggaagagaaggagaagaagacaaagatgCAGAAGCAAAGAAGCCCATAGAAGAAGTTGAGAGAGAGCACATGTTTGACAAAGTGGTGACTCCAAGCGACGTAGGGAAACTAAACAGGCTCGTGATCCCAAAGCAACACGCAGAGAGATACTTCCCTCTAGATTCATCCTCAAACGAGAAAGGTTTGCTTCTAAACTTCGAAGATCTCACAGGAAAGTCATGGAGGTTCCGTTACTCTTACTGGAACAGTAGCCAGAGCTATGTCATGACCAAAGGTTGGAGCCGTTTCGTTAAAGACAAGAAACTCGACGCCGGAGATATTGTGTCTTTCCAGAGATGTGTCGGAGACAGCCGCTTGTGTATCGATTGGAGGAGACGACCTAAAGTCCCTGACTATCCGACATCGACTGCTCACTTTGCTGCAGGAGCTATGTTCCCTAGGTTTTACAGTTTTCCGACAGCAACTACTTCGACATGTTACAATCTTTACAATCATCAGCAGCCACGTCATCATCACATTGGTTACGGTTATCCACTGATTCCGAGAGAATTTGGATATGGATATTTCGTTAGGTCAGTAGACCAGAGAGCGGTGGTGGCTGATCCGCTAGTGATCGAATCTGTGCCGGTGATGATGCACGGAGGAGCTCGAGTTAGTCAGGAGGTTGTTGGAACGGCCGGGAAGAGGATGAGGCTTTTTGGAGTTGATATGGAATGTGGCGAGAGTGGAGTAACCAACAGTACCGAGGAAGAGTCTTCATCTTCCGGTGGGAGTTTGCCGCGTGCCGGAGGTGGcggtgcttcttcttcttcctctttgtttcagctgagaCTTGGAAGCAGCAGTGAAGATGATCACTTCTCTAAGAAAGGAAAGTCTTCATTGCCTTTTAATTTGGATCAATAA
- the LOC108852753 gene encoding auxin-responsive protein IAA20, with translation MGRGRSSSSSSSIESTSKSNPYGGSSSTRNLSTDLRLGLSFEASSGTQYFNGGYGYSVVDPGADYTAAVAEEEEEENECNSVGSFYVKVNMEGVPIGRKIDLMSLNGYHELIRTLDFMFNASILWADEEETCGHQKSHVLTYADKEGDWMMVGDVPWEMFLSTVRRLKISRAYHY, from the exons AtgggaagaggaagaagttcttcgtcgtcttcttctaTAGAGAGTACCAGTAAGAGCAACCCATACGGTGGCTCTTCAAGTACTCGAAACCTAAGCACGGATCTAAGGCTCGGACTCAGCTTCGAGGCATCCTCAGGGACGCAATATTTCAACGGTGGTTACGGGTATTCTGTTGTAGATCCGGGGGCGGATTATACGGCTGCGGTGgcggaggaagaggaagaagagaacgAGTGTAATAGCGTAGGGAGCTTCTACGTGAAAGTGAACATGGAGGGAGTTCCGATTGGGAGAAAGATCGATCTCATGTCTCTTAACGGTTACCATGAGTTGATCAGAACCCTAGATTTCATGTTCAACGCATCCATTCTct GGGCTGACGAAGAAGAGACGTGTGGCCACCAGAAGAGTCACGTGCTAACATACGCGGACAAGGAAGGTGACTGGATGATGGTTGGGGATGTTCCGTGGGA AATGTTTTTATCGACCGTGAGAAGACTGAAGATTTCAAGAGCTTACCACTACTGA
- the LOC108851099 gene encoding pectinesterase 5-like — protein MKTIGKVVVSVASVLLLVGVAIGVVAIVNRNNDKPLSAQMKAVQGICQATSDKASCVKTLEPVKSDDPNKLIKAFILATQDAITKSSNFTGKTEGKMGSSISPNNKAVLDYCKRVFMYALEDLGTIVEEMGEDLSQIGSKIDQLKQWLTGVYNYQTDCLDDIEEDDLRKTIGEGIANSKILTGNAIDIFHTVVSAMAKLNIKMDDFKNMTGDFFSSSEKGAAPAKKEATPAVDTPVADPDGPSRRLLEDLDDVGIPRWVSGADRKLMANAGRAEKSGEGGARIKATYVVAKDGSGQYKSVQQAVNACPDKNKGRCIIHIKAGIYKEQVVIPKKKNNIFLFGDGARKTIISFNRSVKLTPGTTTSLSGTVQVESEGFMAKFIGFKNTAGPNGHQAVAIRVNGDRAVLFNCRFDGYQDTLYANNGRQFYRNIVVSGTIDFIFGKGATVIQNSMIVVRKGNKNQFNTVTADGNEKGLSMKIGIVLQNCKIVPDKKLQAERLTVLSYLGRPWKKYSTTAVINSEIGDVITPEGWKVWDGESFHKTCKYIEFNNRGPGAKTNKRVDWVKIAKSASEVNQYTVANWLAPVDWIQEANVPVNLGL, from the exons atgaaaacgaTAGGAAAAGTTGTTGTTTCTGTGGCCTCCGTCCTTTTATTGGTCGGAGTAGCCATAGGAGTCGTTGCCATCGTTAACAGAAACAACGACAAACCTCTGTCTGCACAGATGAAAGCCGTGCAAGGAATTTGCCAGGCGACTTCTGACAAAGCCTCATGTGTCAAAACACTCGAGCCAGTCAAGAGCGATGACCCAAACAAGCTGATCAAGGCCTTCATCCTCGCTACACAAGATGCAATAACCAAATCATCAAACTTCACGGGTAAAACCGAAGGTAAAATGGGTTCAAGCATCTCACCAAACAACAAAGCCGTTCTTGATTACTGCAAGAGAGTTTTCATGTACGCGCTTGAGGATCTCGGTACCATTGTTGAGGAAATGGGTGAAGATCTTAGCCAGATCGGTAGCAAAATCGATCAGCTTAAACAATGGTTAACCGGTGTTTACAACTACCAAACCGATTGTCTTGATGACATCGAAGAAGATGATTTGAGAAAGACTATTGGAGAAGGCATTGCAAACTCCAAGATCCTCACTGGCAACGCTATTGACATCTTCCACACAGTCGTCAGCGCGATGGCCAAGCTTAACATCAAAATGGATGATTTCAAGAACATGACAGGTGATTTCTTCTCTTCCTCCGAGAAAGGAGCAGCTCCCGCCAAGAAAGAAGCCACTCCTGCCGTTGATACTCCCGTGGCCGATCCTGACGGTCCTTCTCGCCGTCTTCTTGAAGACCTTGACGATGTTGGAATCCCAAGATGGGTTTCGGGTGCAGACAGGAAGCTCATGGCTAACGCTGGACGTGCCGAAAAGAGCGGTGAAGGTGGTGCTAGAATCAAAGCAACATATGTGGTGGCTAAGGACGGAAGCGGACAATATAAGTCGGTCCAACAAGCCGTTAATGCTTGTCCCGACAAAAACAAAGGTAGATGCATTATCCACATCAAGGCTGGTATCTACAAAGAGCAAGTTGTGATCCCTaagaaaaagaacaacatcTTCCTGTTCGGAGATGGTGCAAGAAAGACCATTATCTCTTTCAACAGAAGTGTTAAACTCACCCCTGGAACCACCACTTCTCTTAGTGGCACAGTCC AGGTGGAATCTGAAGGGTTCATGGCGAAATTTATCGGATTCAAGAACACAGCTGGTCCCAATGGACACCAAGCCGTGGCAATCCGAGTGAATGGAGACCGTGCAGTCCTCTTCAACTGTAGATTCGATGGTTACCAAGACACTCTATACGCTAACAATGGTCGTCAGTTCTACAGAAACATCGTCGTCTCAGGAACAATCGATTTCATCTTCGGAAAAGGAGCAACCGTCATCCAAAACTCAATGATTGTTGTCCGTAAAGGAAACAAGAACCAATTCAACACCGTCACAGCCGACGGAAACGAGAAGGGATTATCCATGAAAATCGGTATCGTCCTCCAGAACTGCAAAATCGTTCCAGACAAGAAACTACAGGCAGAGAGGTTAACCGTTCTGTCATACTTGGGAAGGCCGTGGAAGAAGTACTCCACCACCGCGGTCATCAACAGCGAGATCGGTGATGTGATTACACCTGAAGGATGGAAAGTTTGGGATGGGGAAAGTTTCCACAAGACATGTAAGTACATTGAGTTCAACAACCGTGGACCAGGAGCTAAGACTAACAAAAGAGTTGACTGGGTTAAGATCGCCAAGTCTGCATCTGAGGTTAATCAGTACACTGTGGCTAACTGGTTGGCTCCCGTTGACTGGATTCAAGAAGCTAATGTTCCCGTCAACCTTGgattataa
- the LOC108852762 gene encoding pectinesterase 5-like, translated as MNTPIKLAFLILCIALTATGFIIPSKRDAVTPQHLKTVAGICDVVQDKRLCSITLNTVPSNDPDVLVRHLATAAETSVKKGLKFLSGIKPKYKGDKFATTCITSCEKQLNNALEDFSDFWKAAGKDIKSMADNYFTCKKKMTSIFNYQSTCLDDIYDKTLLKEVQGGIGLGKRMSGESVDVFAGMGKVFNTLNIKTKLNQKDTDSLLPPPLSFYYY; from the coding sequence atgaacACTCCAATAAAACTCGCCTTTCTAATTCTATGCATCGCCCTAACCGCAACTGGATTTATAATCCCATCCAAACGTGACGCCGTCACACCGCAACACCTGAAAACCGTCGCAGGGATCTGCGACGTTGTCCAAGACAAACGTCTCTGTAGCATAACCCTGAACACTGTCCCAAGCAATGACCCCGACGTTTTGGTCCGTCACTTAGCGACGGCTGCAGAAACCTCGGTTAAAAAGGGCTTGAAGTTCCTCTCTGGAATCAAACCCAAGTACAAGGGAGACAAATTTGCCACAACTTGCATCACCAGTTGTGAGAAACAGCTAAACAACGCCTTGGAAGACTTTTCAGATTTCTGGAAAGCCGCTGGAAAAGACATCAAGAGCATGGCCGATAATTACTTCAcatgcaagaagaagatgacatcGATCTTCAACTACCAATCGACTTGTCTCGATGACATCTATGACAAAACGTTGTTGAAAGAGGTTCAAGGAGGGATTGGGCTCGGGAAAAGAATGAGTGGCGAGTCTGTGGATGTGTTCGCTGGAATGGGCAAAGTCTTTAACACTCTTAACATTAAGACCAAACTTAACCAGAAAGATACCGATTCGTTGCTCCCACCACCTTTGTCATTTTACTACTACTGA
- the LOC108848583 gene encoding boron transporter 1 produces MEETFVPFEGIKNDLKGRLMCYKQDWSGGFKAGFRILAPTTYIFFASAIPVISFGEQLERNTDGVLTAVQTLASTAICGIIHSVIGGQPLLILGVAEPTVIMYTFMFNFAKARPELGRDLFLAWSGWVCVWTALMLFVMAICGACSIINRFTRVAGELFGLLIAMLFMQQAIKGLVDEFRIPERENQKLMEFLPSWRFANGMFALVLSFGLLLTGLRSRKARSWRYGTGWLRSLVADYGVPLMVLVWTGVSYIPSGDVPKGIPRRLFSPNPWSPGAYANWTVVKEMLDVPVVYIIGAFIPASMIAVLYYFDHSVASQLAQQKEFNLRKPSSYHYDLLLLGFLTLMCGLLGVPPSNGVIPQSPMHTKSLATLKYQLLRNRLVATARRSIKKNASLGQLYNSMQETYHHMQTPLVYQQPQGLKELKESTIQATTFTGNLNAPVDETLFDLEKEIDDLLPVEVKEQRVSNFLQSTMVGGCVAAMPILKMIPTSVLWGYFAFMAIESLPGNQFWERILLLFTAPSRRFKVLEDYHATFVETVPFKTIAMFTVFQTVYLLICFGLTWIPIAGVMFPLMIMFLIPVRQYILPRFFKGAHLQDLDAAEYEEAPALPFNLAAETDIGSTTSYPGDSEILDEVITRSRGEFRHTSSPKVTSSSSTPLNNRSLSSPRVSEIRLSPRIVGNSPKPASCGRSPLNQSSN; encoded by the exons ATGGAAGAGACGTTTGTGCCGTTCGAAGGAATCAAGAATGATCTCAAAGGAAGACTCATGTGCTATAAGCAAGACTGGAGCGGTGGATTCAAAGCTGGATTTAGGATTCTTGCTCCCACCACTTACATATTCTTCGCCTCTGCCATTCCTGTCATCTCTTTCGGTGAACAGCTCGAAAGAAACACTG ATGGAGTTCTCACGGCTGTTCAGACCTTAGCATCCACCGCCATTTGCGGTATCATTCACTCTGTTATCGGAGGTCAGCCACTGCTTATACTCGGTGTTGCTGAGCCAACTGTCATcatgtatacattcatgtttAACTTTGCAAAAGCTAGACCTGAACTTGGACGAGACCTCTTCTTAGCTTGGTCTGGATG GGTTTGTGTTTGGACTGCTTTGATGCTGTTTGTGATGGCTATATGCGGAGCTTGTTCCATCATCAATAGGTTCACTCGTGTAGCTGGAGAATTGTTTGGACTGCTTATCGCTATGCTCTTCATGCAACAAGCCATCAAA GGGCTAGTGGATGAGTTTCGCATTCCCGAACGAGAAAATCAGAAACTGATGGAGTTCTTACCTTCCTGGAGGTTTGCTAATGGGATGTTCGCTCTGGTTCTCTCCTTTGGCCTTCTTCTAACTGGACTTAGAAGCAGAAAAGCCAGATCATGGCGTTACGGTACTG GCTGGCTCAGAAGCCTAGTAGCTGACTATGGAGTACCACTCATGGTGCTAGTGTGGACCGGTGTCTCCTACATTCCATCAGGAGATGTTCCTAAAGGAATCCCCCGCAGACTTTTTAGCCCTAACCCTTGGTCCCCTGGTGCTTATGCTAATTGGACCGTTGTAAAG GAGATGCTTGATGTTCCAGTAGTCTACATAATAGGAGCTTTCATTCCAGCATCAATGATTGCTGTGCTTTACTACTTTGATCATAGCGTTGCTTCACAGCTTGCTCAACAAAAAGAATTCAATTTGAGAAAACCTTCTTCTTACCACTACGACTTGCTTCTTCTTGGGTTCCTG ACCTTAATGTGTGGTCTACTCGGAGTCCCTCCATCAAATGGTGTCATTCCTCAATCTCCTATGCATACCAAGAGCTTAGCAACTCTCAAGTATCAG TTGCTTCGTAACAGACTGGTTGCAACAGCAAGAAGAAGCATAAAAAAGAATGCGAGTTTGGGACAACTCTACAACAGTATGCAAGAAACTTATCATCACATGCAGACACCATTAGTATACCAGCAACCTCAA GGTTTAAAAGAACTGAAAGAATCAACAATCCAAGCAACTACATTCACCGGAAACCTCAACGCTCCAGTTGATGAAACTCTATTCGATTTAGAGAAAGAGATTGATGATCTGTTACCTGTAGAAGTCAAAGAGCAGCGTGTAAGCAACTTCCTTCAGTCCACAATGGTAGGAGGATGCGTTGCAGCTATGCCTATCCTTAAAATGATCCCAACCTCGGTCCTTTGGGGATACTTTGCCTTCATGGCCATCGAAAGCTTACCTGGAAACCAGTTCTGGGAGAGAATCCTACTTCTCTTCACCGCCCCAAGTCGCCGTTTCAA GGTTCTTGAAGACTACCACGCAACGTTCGTTGAAACCGTTCCGTTCAAGACAATTGCAATGTTCACTGTTTTCCAAACGGTTTATCTGTTAATCTGCTTTGGCCTCACATGGATCCCAATAGCAGGAGTCATGTTCCCTTTAATGATCATGTTCTTAATCCCGGTTAGACAGTACATACTCCCTAGGTTCTTTAAAGGAGCTCATCTTCAGGACTTGGACGCAGCTGAGTATGAAGAAGCTCCAGCTTTACCCTTTAATCTTGCAGCG GAAACGGATATTGGGTCCACAACTTCGTATCCAGGAGACTCAGAGATTCTTGATGAGGTTATTACACGAAGCAGAGGAGAGTTTAGGCACACGAGTAGTCCTAAGGTCACGAGTTCAAGTTCAACTCCGCTCAATAATAGGAGTTTGTCTAGTCCAAGAGTGAGTGAAATAAGGTTGAGTCCTCGAATCGTTGGAAACAGTCCCAAGCCGGCGAGTTGTGGGAGGAGTCCCTTGAATCAGTCCTCCAACTGA